The nucleotide window GCTGCGGTCCACGAAGAAGGCCCCGTTGGCGTCCCGGTCGCCACGCTTCACGGCTAGGTCACGTCGGTCTAGGCGCAAACCGGCTTCGAGCAGCCAGGGACCTTGCTGCCACTTTTCAATCCAGAATGCTCCACCCACCAAGTTGGTGTAATAGGGAATAAACTGCCGGCTGCCGTTGGCGTAGCGGTTGGCCTGATAGGTGCCTGCCAGGCCCACACTGCCGCGGAAGTGGTGCCAGGGCTTGTGCTCCCACAGCAGCTCGCCGGTGCTGGTGCGGTTGGTGTAGCTCAGCTCGGGCTTGTTGAGGCTGGCCAAGTTGTCGTTGCGGGGCCGAAACTTGTCGTACTCGTCCCGGAAGTCGGTCTGCTGGGCCACGGTGAACTGCAGCTGACCCGCCTCACCAGTCTGCACAAAGCCCGTGAGCTTGGCTACATCGTGGCGCACGTGCTGGTAGGCGCGGTCTATGGCGTAGCTGAAGCCAGTGGTTTCCAGGGGCTCGGTCCGGGCAATGGCCAGCAGCAGGTCGGTCTTGCTTTCGGCGTGCGAGGCCGGCAAAATGCCGATTCGAGTGTTGAACTGGCTGTAGAAAACTTCCAGTCCGTAGGTCGGCTTACGCCAGCCCACGGCCCCGGAAAAGTTGTGCTCGGCAAACCCCGAGTTTTTCAGGTTATAGTCGGGAGTACGCATCGTGCCGGCCCGCCGCAAGGTTCCCTGGACCCGCCAACTCAGGGCTGGTAGCTGGCGCAGGTTGCCATCGAGCGTGCCCGATGCCGCGCCCAGCCCATTGTTGCTCATGCCCACCAGGCTGAGGTCGGCGCTGGTGCCGGCGGAGTCGCGCAGAGGCTTGGGCTCCACTAGTACCACGCCGCCAATGGCATCGGAGCCGTAGCGCACACTGGCCGCGCCCTTCACCACTGTGAGGCGGGAGGCAATGAAGGGGTCAATTTCGGGGCCGTGCTCTACGCCCCACTGCTGGCCTTCCTGGCGCACACCGTTGTTCAGAATCGTAACCCGGTTGGAGTGCAGGCCGTGCACCATGGGTTTGAAAATGCCCGGCCCGGTCTGAATAGCCGTGACGCCCGCCATTTTCTGCAAGGCTTCTCCCAATGCCTGCCCCGGGTTTGTTGCAGGGCCTGCCCGCTCAGCACCGCCGTGGGCTGGGTCGTAGGCGCGGCCGTCCGCTGGCCCTGTACCAGGGCGCTGTTAAGCAGAATAGCATCGGGATGCAGCCGGAAGTCCCGAATGACGGCCTCAGCCACGCGCACCTCAGCCACCTCATTGCTGTAGCCGAGGTAGGTTATCTGCACGTGGTAAAGGCCCGCGCAAACGTGGAAATGGTAGTTGCCGGCCGCGTCCGTCTGGGTAGCCTGCTGGGTTTCCAGCAAAACCACCGTAGCGCCCGGCAGCCCCTCCCGCGACTCATGGTCGGTAGCACGGCCGCTCAAGGAGAGCGTGCATTCGGACGGCTGCTGGGCGGCCTGCGCTACTCCGGTTGCTGCCAATACTAGCAAAAGCCACAGTACGCACGCTGCCCTAGCGGCTGCCAGGAAGCGAAAATTCATAAACAAAGAGGGAAGCCAGTGGGTAAAACCACTACTGCAATGGAGCAGCTCAACGGCTCTGGGCAACGTTGGGCCCCAGCCCGAATCAGGTGCGAGGGCACGGATTACAGGCTAGCAGCAGCTCATTACTCGAAATTTACCCCTGGCTGGGCGGGCCGCGCAGGTCGGCAGTCGACGGGCTGGTGGCCAGCCATACGGAAGTGCCCCGCTCGGTGGTGGGGGCGGCGTAACTGGTAAAAAACGCAAACTCCAGGGGCGAGGCCGCCTGGAAGGGTACGTCGTAGAAATGGTCGACGGCGCAGTGCTGGTGCTTGGCTGAGAGCAGGGCTTTGCCTTTGGTTGAGCCCGGCAACTGAGTTGTCTCCTCCTTGGTGTGCTCGTGTGCGTGCAACGCCAGAACCCACGTATCCGGCAGCAGCACCCGCATGAAGCAGAGCAGCAACAGAATAGCTAACCGGGACCGAAGTGCGTGCATTTGCAACAATGTGTCAGAAGGTGAGCCAAAGGTAAAACAAATTATGAATCAGCAAAACGAGCAGGATATTTCCTGGAAGAAGCCTAATAATATCCAGTTAGTTATATATAATAGGTTTGAAATGAGTGCTTTGTAGGCTAATGACGACGGCCTCATTCCTTACTTTACACAAGTGAAAGCTTGCTTTATTCCTAACCCAGAAACGGGCAAGCTCAACAGCTGCGTTAAGCTCATGAGTATAGAGCGTCCAAAGCTAAAGTTAATTTAAAGGCTCTGTTTAATCTTATATAAGTGCAATATTAAATAAGTCGCGTAGACGTTTATTGATATGTTTAAGTGCTTTTTGGTTGTCAATAAATGCAATTTTTACTAAGTTGCTGACTCTATTGGTTTTTGCCTTTGCGCCCCCTGAAGCTACCGGCCGGTTACAAAGCATCATTAAGCCGGTGATAGTAGGGCATAGTCGAAAAGTTATAGATTCGCACTTTGTTTACTTTACCTTTGTTCTATTGCTGACTATTAGTTCGTAGTCGGAATTGCCTAGTATGACCAAGCCCGATTCTCTCTTTTTGCATTATGACAAAGGCCTGCGCCTGTTGCGCTGGCAGTGGCGCGGTCCTATTCACGCAGCTCAGTTTCAGGCGGCCTTCTATCATCTGACGGAAATTTCGGAAAAAGAGAAGGTTAGGCGCTGGCTGGTGGACACAACGGGCATGCCCGTAGTCGGCATTGACGAGCAGGCCTGGCTGAGCGATACCTGGCTGCCGCTTTTTGCCCGGCTACAGGTGACGGACATTGCTATTATTCTGCCCTCTAGCCTGCACAATCAGTTGGTGGTAGAAACCGTACTGGCTGATGGTCAGCGCTACGACTGTGGAGAAATTCAATTCTTCTCCGACGTTACTTCCGCTCTGGACTGGCTCACCAACTCCTCGGGCCGCGGACCGGAGCTGGAGCTGGAGTGGCTGGAAGAGAATGGTGCTGAGCTAGAAAAGTTAAATAACCCGGCAGCTGGTAAAATGACCGCCTCGGCCAGTCAGCTCACGGATACGTTCTAGTTTACGTAGCTAGTGCTGATGAAAGTCGTCCCGACCCGGACGGCTTTTTCTTTTTCCGGGTAAACAGGTATTGCGCTGTCAAACTGGCAGAAAGGAAGTCGTGGAACAGGTTTTGAGACGAGCACCGGTACGGGACGCTGGCTGCGGAAGCTGGCGTTTCGTCCGGATTCTTATTTCAAACCCTTTTGCCAACGCGCTATGCAAGAGAAAGGTAGCATCTCGATTCATACCGAGAATATCTTCCCCATCATCAAGAAGTTTCTCTACTCCGACCACGAAATCTTCCTGCGGGAGCTGGTTTCCAACGCCGTAGACGCCACCCAGAAGCTCAAGAGCCTGGGGCAGCTGGGAGAGTTCAAAGGGGAGCTGGGCGAACTGAAAGTGAAGGTGAGCGTGGACAAGGAAGCCCGCACCATCACCATTTCGGACCGCGGCCTGGGCATGACGGCCGAGGAAATCAAGAAGTACATCAACCAGATTGCCTTCTCCGGCGCCACCGAGTTTGTGGAGCAGTACAAAGAGAAGGACACGGCTGCTAAAGACCAGATTATCGGGCAGTTCGGTTTGGGCTTCTACTCGGCTTTCATGGTGGCCGACAACGTCGAAATCTTCTCCAAGAGCTACAAGGACGACACCGAAGGTGCCCATTGGACCTGCGACGGTAGCACCGAGTTCAGCCTCGAAACCACCGACAAAGCCGACCGCGGCACCGACGTGGTGCTGCACGTAGCCGCTGATTCCGACGAGTTCTTGGAAGCGGCCCGCCTGCGCACCATCCTCACCAAGTACTGCAAGTTCCTGCCCATCGAAATCGAGTTCGAAGGTGAGGTTATCAACCAGACCCAGCCGATCTGGGCCAAGCAGCCGGCCGAGCTGACCGACGAGGACTACACCAAGTTCTACCAGGAGCTGTACCCCTTCTCGGAGCCCCCGCTGTTCTGGATTCACCTCAACGTAGACTATCCGTTCAACCTGACCGGTATTCTCTACTTCCCTAAGGTGAAGGACGAGCTGCAGTTCTCCCGCAACAAGATTCAGCTCTACTCGCGCCAGGTATTCATCACCGACGAGGTAAAGGATGTAGTGCCCGAGTTCCTGATGTTGCTCCACGGCGTGATTGACTCGCCCGATATTCCACTGAACGTGTCGCGCAGCTTCCTGCAGGCCGACGCGGCAGTGAAGAAAATCAACACCTACATTACCAAGAAGGTAGCCGACAAGCTTGCTGAGCTCTACCGCAAGGACCGCACGGGCTTCGAGGAGAAGTGGTCGGACATTGGGCTGTTCGTGAAGTACGGCATGCTCTCCGATGACAAGTTCTACGACAAGGCCAAGGACTTCGTGCTGCTGCAGAACACGGCTGGCAAGTTCTTTACCCTGAGCGAGTACCAGGAGTTTGTGCAGGCCAACCAGAAGGATAAAAACGAGCAGACCGTGGTGCTCTACACCACCGATGCCGAAACCCAGCACAGCTTCGTGCAGGCCGCCCTCGACCGGGGCTACGACGTGCTCAAGCTCGATGCAGTGCTCGACTCCCACTTCATCGGGCAGCTGGAGCAGAAGCTGGAGAAAGTCACCTTCAAGCGCGTGGACGCCGATACCATCGGCAAGCTCATCGAGAAGGACGAGACCATCGAGAGCGTACTGAGCACCGAGGATAAGACCAAGCTGCAGGAGCTTTTCACCAAGGCCATCAGCAACCCGAGCATGAACGTGCAGGTGGAGGCCCTCTCGCCCCAGGATGCGCCGGTCATTATCACCGTGCCCGAGTTTATGCGCCGCATGAAGGACATGCAGCGTGCCGGTGGGGGAGGAGGCATGCAGATGTTTGGCTCCCTGCCCGATACCTACACCGTGAGCGTGAATGCCAACCACCCCGTAGCCCAGCGCGTGCTCAGCACCGATGACGAAGCCAGCCAGAAACTGGCCCGCCAGGCTTTCGATTTGGCCTTGCTGGCGCAGGGTTTGCTGAAAGGCGAAGCCCTGACAGCCTTCGTGAAGCGTAGCGCCGACCTGCTGACGGCGTAGCGGCGAGATGGTGAGAATGGTGAGTTTGTCGTGCAAGCGTTGTCATTCAACCTTTCCATAGCAGCAACAGAAAACGGCTCCGGTGGCATTTGCTGCCGGAGCCGTTTTCCATTTCTGGAGTCAGCAGAACGTCAGGCTCCATATTTCACCAGCGTACCCCCTACGCCGCCGGGGCACTAAATCCCTATATCTTTACGTTCGACCCTAAGAATTCTGTCAGCTTTGTTGATGCGCCTACTTCGGTTTTCCTTTCTGCCTCTTTTGCTCACCCTGACCCTGCTCATAGTAGGAGCCTGCAGCAAAAAGACGGTTTCCTTTAATAGTAAGCCCGAGCAGCCGGCCCTGGCCCTTATGCCGGACTCGCTGACCAACAGCCGGGATACGACCAACGCTCCTTCCTTGGACACCAAACGCGTGGCCATGACCAAGGAGCAGGAGCGGGCTGCTAAAGAGAAGGAAAAGGCTGGTCAGCGTAAGCCCAAGAAGAAAAAGAACGTTTTCCTGGGCGAGAAGATCAAAAAGAGCTTCACCAAGTCGGGACCCAAGGGCCGCAACCAGATCATTGAGCAGTTTTACTACCTCAAGACCTTCCAGAAGCCCAACGAGTACGCTCCCGCTCTGTACTACTTCAACCCCAAGAAGCGTAAGATCTTCAAGTCGACGGCTGAGCTGAACCCCGCTACCGACAAGGTGCTACACGGGCCCTACAAAAAGCTGCAGGGTGGCAAGGTGGTCGAAACGGGCTACTTTGCCCTGGGCACCCGCCATCTGCGGTGGGAGCGGCTCAATAAGGACAACGAGCTGCTAACCAAGACCCACTACGAAATGGGCTTCCCGCGCGACGCGGCCGTGACGTACTATGACGCTGAGCGTAAGAAGATAAAGGAGGTTATTCCCTACGTGGCCGGCAAAGTAGAAGGCGACTACGTGCGCTACCTCGAAAACGGGCAGCGCGACTGGGACGGGCAGTTTGAGAACGGCAAGAAAGTGGGCGTCTGGACCAAGTACTGGGGCTTCCGCAACCGCCGCCGCTTCGAGTATCAGTACGGCGAATCCGGCTACGACCCGGAAGTGGCCGAGCCCGAGCTGATAAAGGAATACAACCGCAACTCGGTGCTGGTCTACGACAAGGAAAAGGGCATCGACAAGCGCGACGCCGTATCTGACCGGCCCGGTGCCAAGCGCTAACTCGTCTATGACTGCCAGCTAAGCACAAAGCCTATCCATCAAGGATGGGCTTTTTTGTGGAGTTAAGTCCCTAGTAAAAAGCGTCCTGGAAGTGCTCAACCCGAAACCCGGTGCTGCTGGGCGTCAGGGCCACGATGTCGAAGCGGATGTCGCCGTGCCAGTCGGTTTCGAGCTGAAACTGCTCGGCAGCCAGCCGAAACAGCTGGCGTTTGCGTTCCGTCACGAACTCCTCCGGAAAACCATACTGAGTCGAGGAACGGGTTTTAACTTCCACGAACACCAGCAGATCGGGGCCGTGCTGCGCAATCAGGTCTACCTCGGCCCGGCGGTGGCGGTACCCCTGCCGGAGCACCGCGTAGCCCAAGCTCGTCAGGAAGGCACTGGCTGCCGTTTCTCCGGCCTGTCCGAGCTCGTGCGCCGCGTGGGTCATAGGGTGGGTAGTTACAGTCAGCCGATTGGGGTTGGGTCTAAATCTAGTACCTTTGCGCGCTTTCCGTAGTAGTTCTTTGCGGAAACTGCCGCAGCTGGTTAAGCTCGGTCATGAGCGAAAGCTCAGCCTTTTAGCCCGCCCGGCAGCCGTAGAAAGCAGCGCAGAGCAGTCCGTCGTTTGGCCATTCCCTGAGTTGATTATGTCCCAATACAGTTCCTGCACTACATCAGCTCCCAACCCGGCTCCGGCAGCCGTGGCTGCTACCCCAGTAGTAGCCGGCCGGCAGGTAGAGGTTCGTAACCTGGGCTTGGCCGATTACGAAACGACCTGGGCGTACCAGGAAGAGCTGCTGGCGTCTACGCTGGCCATCAAAAGCCGCAACCGACAGGCCCAGGAAGAAGGTCGTGCCCCCGAGCCCACGCCCAATTACCTGCTGCTTTGCCAGCACCCGCACGTGTACACCCTGGGCAAAAGCGGCAAGCCCGAACACCTGCTGCTCGATGAGGCCGGCTTGGCCCAGCACGGCGCTACTTTTCACCGCATCAACCGCGGCGGCGACATCACCTACCACGGCCCTGGTCAGCTGGTAGGCTACCCGATTCTCGACCTAGAAAACTTCTTCACCGACATTCACCGCTACCTGCGCCTGCTGGAAGAAGCCGTTATCCTGACCCTGGCCGACTACGGTCTGGCCGCGGGCCGCATTGCCGGGCTTACCGGCGTCTGGCTCGACTTTGAAGAAGGTGCTGCTAACCCCCGTAAAATCTGCGCCATGGGCGTCAAGTGCAGCCGCTGGGTTACCATGCACGGCTTTGCTTTCAACATCAACTCCGACCTTTCGTATTTCGGCTATATCGTGCCCTGCGGTATCACCGATAAAGCCGTGACTTCGCTGCAGCAGGAGCTGGGCCGTGCCGTGCCCTTGCCGGAAGTAGAACAGCGGCTGGTAGGTTATCTGGCGCACGTCTTCGGGGCTGAATTCCTTGTTGCCTAATCCATGAAAGAGCATATTTCATTCGACCCAGTAGAGGGTGTTTCCATTGCCATTGCTCCCGACGAAACTGTAGCTACAGAGGAAGGTACGACGGCCTGGCAGGTGTACCTGCTCAACCACAACCCTTATCCGCTGAGCAATGTCATCGTCAGTTCCAACGGCTACGGCATCCAGAGCGACGGGGAAAGCGTACGCACCTCTACTTTGCGTCACGTTATCCTGGAGGTGGAGCCCCACACGGCTGTACCTATCGAGCCCATCGACCCGGCCTTGTTTCACCTCAATAACCAGTATTGGGTAAGCTACTACCGGGGTTCCCAGATTTTCGACAAGAAGTTCATCTTCGTCCCCGATTCTATCGTTGCCGCCAACCTGATTCACATTGCTTTGCTAAACCGCGAAGGCGTCCTGCACAGCTAACTTCTATTTGCAGACAGCGAGGAGAGAAGAATCCTGGCTATTTGCTTAATTTTGAGCCGATACGTGATGAATGCACTCGGAATTCAGTTGGGGTTGTCCTTCCTATGGG belongs to Hymenobacter cellulosilyticus and includes:
- a CDS encoding TonB-dependent receptor plug domain-containing protein — its product is MAGVTAIQTGPGIFKPMVHGLHSNRVTILNNGVRQEGQQWGVEHGPEIDPFIASRLTVVKGAASVRYGSDAIGGVVLVEPKPLRDSAGTSADLSLVGMSNNGLGAASGTLDGNLRQLPALSWRVQGTLRRAGTMRTPDYNLKNSGFAEHNFSGAVGWRKPTYGLEVFYSQFNTRIGILPASHAESKTDLLLAIARTEPLETTGFSYAIDRAYQHVRHDVAKLTGFVQTGEAGQLQFTVAQQTDFRDEYDKFRPRNDNLASLNKPELSYTNRTSTGELLWEHKPWHHFRGSVGLAGTYQANRYANGSRQFIPYYTNLVGGAFWIEKWQQGPWLLEAGLRLDRRDLAVKRGDRDANGAFFVDRSRFQYTTRRPQ
- a CDS encoding carboxypeptidase-like regulatory domain-containing protein, which gives rise to MNFRFLAAARAACVLWLLLVLAATGVAQAAQQPSECTLSLSGRATDHESREGLPGATVVLLETQQATQTDAAGNYHFHVCAGLYHVQITYLGYSNEVAEVRVAEAVIRDFRLHPDAILLNSALVQGQRTAAPTTQPTAVLSGQALQQTRGRHWEKPCRKWRASRLFRPGRAFSNPWCTACTPTGLRF
- the htpG gene encoding molecular chaperone HtpG; translation: MQEKGSISIHTENIFPIIKKFLYSDHEIFLRELVSNAVDATQKLKSLGQLGEFKGELGELKVKVSVDKEARTITISDRGLGMTAEEIKKYINQIAFSGATEFVEQYKEKDTAAKDQIIGQFGLGFYSAFMVADNVEIFSKSYKDDTEGAHWTCDGSTEFSLETTDKADRGTDVVLHVAADSDEFLEAARLRTILTKYCKFLPIEIEFEGEVINQTQPIWAKQPAELTDEDYTKFYQELYPFSEPPLFWIHLNVDYPFNLTGILYFPKVKDELQFSRNKIQLYSRQVFITDEVKDVVPEFLMLLHGVIDSPDIPLNVSRSFLQADAAVKKINTYITKKVADKLAELYRKDRTGFEEKWSDIGLFVKYGMLSDDKFYDKAKDFVLLQNTAGKFFTLSEYQEFVQANQKDKNEQTVVLYTTDAETQHSFVQAALDRGYDVLKLDAVLDSHFIGQLEQKLEKVTFKRVDADTIGKLIEKDETIESVLSTEDKTKLQELFTKAISNPSMNVQVEALSPQDAPVIITVPEFMRRMKDMQRAGGGGGMQMFGSLPDTYTVSVNANHPVAQRVLSTDDEASQKLARQAFDLALLAQGLLKGEALTAFVKRSADLLTA
- a CDS encoding toxin-antitoxin system YwqK family antitoxin gives rise to the protein MRLLRFSFLPLLLTLTLLIVGACSKKTVSFNSKPEQPALALMPDSLTNSRDTTNAPSLDTKRVAMTKEQERAAKEKEKAGQRKPKKKKNVFLGEKIKKSFTKSGPKGRNQIIEQFYYLKTFQKPNEYAPALYYFNPKKRKIFKSTAELNPATDKVLHGPYKKLQGGKVVETGYFALGTRHLRWERLNKDNELLTKTHYEMGFPRDAAVTYYDAERKKIKEVIPYVAGKVEGDYVRYLENGQRDWDGQFENGKKVGVWTKYWGFRNRRRFEYQYGESGYDPEVAEPELIKEYNRNSVLVYDKEKGIDKRDAVSDRPGAKR
- a CDS encoding YraN family protein → MTHAAHELGQAGETAASAFLTSLGYAVLRQGYRHRRAEVDLIAQHGPDLLVFVEVKTRSSTQYGFPEEFVTERKRQLFRLAAEQFQLETDWHGDIRFDIVALTPSSTGFRVEHFQDAFY
- the lipB gene encoding lipoyl(octanoyl) transferase LipB, whose amino-acid sequence is MSQYSSCTTSAPNPAPAAVAATPVVAGRQVEVRNLGLADYETTWAYQEELLASTLAIKSRNRQAQEEGRAPEPTPNYLLLCQHPHVYTLGKSGKPEHLLLDEAGLAQHGATFHRINRGGDITYHGPGQLVGYPILDLENFFTDIHRYLRLLEEAVILTLADYGLAAGRIAGLTGVWLDFEEGAANPRKICAMGVKCSRWVTMHGFAFNINSDLSYFGYIVPCGITDKAVTSLQQELGRAVPLPEVEQRLVGYLAHVFGAEFLVA